The Toxorhynchites rutilus septentrionalis strain SRP chromosome 1, ASM2978413v1, whole genome shotgun sequence genome contains the following window.
ACAGTTGTGATTTTTATATTATGGAACTAATTCAGATATTTTTGCTTCCATCCGAATTTAAATCTTCTCGGCCAcctctgtaaaaataaacaataaacaataaagcaTTAGAGAAGaatttcgaacaatttttctGTTAGTTAAATGATCAAACAAGATCGAAAAACAGCACAGATTGATATTTACACATATTCAATGGAAtcgaaatatttgtaaatattgaattttggtggatgtttctcagtattacggtaattagtagatttcaatttgtcaaaaatttcaatgctaTGACATTGGGTAATAATTTCTAGGGTAAAACCGAGCCAATTTTGATACATTTGTTAGTTTTTGCCAGATATTTACACGCAATGACAGCCACCACTAAACTACTGGCACAAACCGTTTCACCCAAAACTTACAATTCCCACTCTTCTTTGACCCTGACCCTGGTGCATCAAAGTAATCTATCACTTTATTTTTCAGCTGAAAATTATCGATAAACGACGTTATTCATAAATAACCCTTCACCTTTATCTGAACAAAACAGAAGAACCGTTTTCAAATGGCCTACTCACTTTCTGGTTTTCCATTGATCCATTTGGTGAACCTGATGTGGGAATCATCTCGACGGGAAGCCTGGGCGCGCAGGTCGGGTTTCAATGCCTTACGCAGCAAGCGTGCGGCAATGTTTGAATAGTTGATGTAGCTACGGaggaagaaaaattaaaaaaggatcGCGAAATCTTTCGGTTCTGGTGCGTAGGTTACGTAAGGTAACAATAAGCAGAACGTAGACATTTCGGGGCACGATACTCACTTCAGACCAGCTGCTCTCCAGGCGGACATTGTGGCAGAGTTTCACGTCGGCAATCTCAGATGAATTCTAGAAGGAAACGAATCCGTATATTTAGGAAAATCAGtactttttttaaacaaaattttacctactgaaattgtgaatgtatCCGGCTGGCGAACGCACCAAATGAGTGACGTTTTAAATGTCCGATTATTTTGTGTTTCGCAGAAGGGGTAGGCAAGTGGAACAGGTTTATGTATATGCTAAGCTCTACTAGTTCGCTCATCAAACGTGTGGTGGCTTCCATGCACCACGTTCGGTTTGTGCCAGGGAtgtcaggtgatttttttttcaaatatctttaagctgaccttacacggtcaactttattgacaatatgatgacatttgagagcataatgacagctgaacatggccgacgacgcagaaatccggattttctgattttcgagcatcaatatcgtgacatttcatatggatgcatgatgttgacgttttacctcacggacttccagactgagttgccagatatgcaagcgcacatttaatttctattagtcttttttgcgattgcaattaaaatttataaactactgaaattgtaggaatcataaatggaagcttttggtttggaaaaccgataatttgaatagcaaaatacggtacttttcacgatacaaatcaaaacttcaaagtatacaatgtgatggtgagagagtggatgaaacttaccaacgttttaggaattttttaacgttgaactcggtcattctttgcgctagtgagcgggttgtgtgtttcttcacactccgctataaaatttggagaatgagaagatctgggaaaatcacagatgaaaaaaacatcatgtgttaattcaagctacagtagaatcccgattatccgcggaatagtcgggcaaactcaccgcgattaacgaaaatcgcggatgacccattaaaggacaaaaaaatgcaaacacgaaaagagatgtttcaacataaaaactatgttctatcaatacagaaatcaatcaactatccatctctaaggtcgtgtacaccagtggctaaataatgtaaaagccatgaccacaacaaaagagcatgggcctaccactcactaacaaattccggaaaggcttattgatttactatggaactcacagtaacgaataatccgcagggcggatcacccgctcgcggataatcggggttctgctgtcatagtctcatttatggaataaaaacatttgcttgcagataaaataacttgcatatattttcgcaaactaaaataatctggcatctctgaaactgaaaggaacagtctgtatttgtgaaacgagtattatgatgtatttttgagaagaaaaaccgaattctaaagtgtaaattatgaatgaaaattaacttttacgaatcaaattagtattctatgtgaatgcaaatcactttttttctgcaagtggtgagaaaatcccatacaaaaattatgtctgagattgacgttatattataataatacattttagtaggaatatctgaaaattcaggggaaataggttaagttaaggttaggactacgcgcttcaactaattaaataataccaagtagatattttcattcaaattttaccaattgaaaattgccttttagccttctaatctgatagagaatagtttggatcccaaactcaaatgtcgccactagccatcgcggatattttcgttgtctcgggttgagggcgatattgaccgtgtaaggtggaaaaaatattgattgaggttagatcagatgtt
Protein-coding sequences here:
- the LOC129763470 gene encoding protein stunted-like isoform X1 codes for the protein MSAWRAAGLNYINYSNIAARLLRKALKPDLRAQASRRDDSHIRFTKWINGKPEKVAEKI
- the LOC129763470 gene encoding protein stunted-like isoform X2, with translation MSAWRAAGLNYINYSNIAARLLRKALKPDLRAQASRRDDSHIRFTKWINGKPESE